The genome window TCGGCGCTTGGCCGTTCGACCCCGAGAGCCTCGCCCGCCTGACCCAGGCGAAGCCTGACGCGAGCCTCGAGGCGTCCGAGTTCCAACCTGTCCGGGAGACTTCCCGCGCCCTCGCCGCCTATGGATGGGTCACGCTGCCGATCGCGCTGCGCACGCCGCGCGACGTGCCGGAACCGTCCGCCGCGGAAAGGCGCACCCAGGTGTCGATGGGCGGTTCAGGCGACCGTCGCACGACCGTTCCGATCGTCTCGATCTCGGGCCAGGGCGAGCCCTCGGACCCGGCGACCGCCGCCCGGGTCGACACGCTCACCGACTTCGGTCTGATGCCGTTCGCCGAGCTCGCACGCGCCAGCTCCGGAGCCCTGATCGGTGAAAGCGGACGCCTGGAGAGCACGCTCGGCGATTTGCAGCGCCGCCGCCAGTTCACGTATCGCTCGCCGTTCCCGCAGCCCGGAAGCCTCCTGGCGCTCGAAGTCCGCTGGAAGGGCGGCGACGGACGCACTCTGCCGGCCCCCCGCTGGCTGCGCTCCTCCACCCCGCCCGAAGTCTCGGCTGCCCGCCTTCGCCGGCTGCTCGCGGGTGACGCCGTACCTCAGGCACCGAAGACAGCCGGCATCCAATGGAACCCGGACGCGAAGCGCGTCTGTTTCCCGGGCGACGGCGACAAGCGCTGGATCCGCCTCTCGACGGCATCGGAGAAGGACGGTCAGATCCAGCTCGTGACCGGACAGCCGCTCCAGATCGAGCGCGGTGCCGACGGCCTCTGCGCCGACGCCCCTGCCGTGGCGCCCGTTGGACCCCGCACCGCCAGCCTGATCGAGGAGCTCGAGAGCGAGAGCTGGACGGGAGCGGTCACCGCTCCGAACTGAGCGGCTAGTCCTGGCGATAGCTCGTCTTCTGCTCCGAGAGGACGGCGATCGGCTTCCCGCCTTTCGTTGCTGGCGTATAGACGAGCTCGCGCGTGAACTCACAGCTCGCCAGAACGATGCCGACCTCATGTGAGGACCAGACGATTCGCGGATAGGTCGGAATACCCTGCTCGTCGATGCGCACCTTGACGAGGATCGATCCCTCCCATCGCCGTTGGCGGGTCTTCTCCAGGTAGATCAATCCGCGTCCACGGGTCAGGATCGTCGGCTTCTGCCCTCCGGCCCGTTTCAGCTCCTCGAAAGTCAGGGCCGGTGGAACCGGATCGGCCGACAGGCGGTGCCGCGCGAGGACCTCGCCGGCCGCTCCGAACTCCCGCAGATCCCAGGATTCGATCGCAGGGTCGAGTTGCTGCGCCACATGCCAGTCCCATGTCGCTCCCCGTTCGTCTCCGCCTCCGGCCTCGGTGAGCGCACGCAGCGTGAGCGCCAGCGCGAAAGCGTGTCCCGCCTTCTTGCCGGGATTGACCTCTTCGGTCATCTCCTCGAGGACCGGAGCGATCGTCGCGCGAGCCTGGCTCGGATTGCCGACCCGCAACAGCCGCACCGTCTCCTGAATCCGCGCATTCCAGGAATCCACCTTCTTGTTCTTGCCTGCGCATGGGCTGGGCAAGACGAGGCCGACTGCCAGGACGGCTGCAACAAGGACACTCCTCCGACCCGTCTTCATCGTCATCCCTTTACCGGGCTTTTCCTGCCCCGGCACTCGACTATGTTGCCACAGCCCCGCCAGAGGATGGGCAGAGAGAGCAGATCTATTTACGCCTCGTTTGCGCTATTGTCGAACCATGTCCGGGAGGAGGAAGGACGACATCGCGCGCAACCTCCATATGGGGGGCGGGAAGCCGTATCTGTCCCCCGGCGCCCGCAAGGAGAAACTCCTCGAGCGCTCCTACGCCCGCGCCGCCGGACGGGCTCCGCTGCCTTACGCCGAGCTGCGCACCGCCTCGGCTTTCTCCTTTCTCGACGGCGCCTCGCTACCGGAGGATCTCGTGGCGCGCGCCGCCGAGCTCGGCCTGCCGGCGATCGCCCTGGTCGACCGCAACGGGGTCTCCGGCGCACCACGGTTCTACAAAGCGGCGCGCGCCGCCGGCCTGCGCGCGCTGGTCGGAGCCGAGGTCGTCCTCGCCGATCTTCCCGCGAGCCGCCTCACGCTGCTCGTCGAGTCGCCCGCCGGTTACAGAAATCTCTGCAAGCTGCTCACCGCGGCGGCTCGGGGGAAGCCGAAAGGCGCTGCGGCGGCGAGTTTCAAGGAGATCGAGGAGTGGAGCGCCGGCTTGCACGTTCTTACCGGGGGCGACGAAGGACCGCTCGCCCAGGCGTTGGCCGGCCACGGCAGCGGCGCGGACCCGGCCCGGACCGTGCTCGAGCGGCTCGCCCATCTCTTCCCCGGGCGCGTGCACGTCGAATTGCAGCGCCACGGCAGGCGCCAGGAGGAGCAGCGCAACCAGGCGCTGGTCGATCTTGCCGCGCGACTCCGCCTGCCGCTCGTCGCGACCAACGGTGTGCGCTAC of Thermoanaerobaculia bacterium contains these proteins:
- a CDS encoding energy transducer TonB; translated protein: MDSWNARIQETVRLLRVGNPSQARATIAPVLEEMTEEVNPGKKAGHAFALALTLRALTEAGGGDERGATWDWHVAQQLDPAIESWDLREFGAAGEVLARHRLSADPVPPALTFEELKRAGGQKPTILTRGRGLIYLEKTRQRRWEGSILVKVRIDEQGIPTYPRIVWSSHEVGIVLASCEFTRELVYTPATKGGKPIAVLSEQKTSYRQD